A DNA window from Ranitomeya imitator isolate aRanImi1 chromosome 2, aRanImi1.pri, whole genome shotgun sequence contains the following coding sequences:
- the LOC138665544 gene encoding uncharacterized protein, whose translation MDGVIGRISSLVTEVIFETNRLDIIVREKEAAAERRMMQRRRRRFWIHPINELRMTRGVQSTLYLELRCNPQKFFSYVRMRMEHFDYLVGKIEDVIQRQDTRMRLAITPAERLMVTLRFLATGESLTSLHFQFRLGISTIGGIVKDTCRAIWDTLQLEYIPQPTMEIWMRSSEQFERMCNFPNCVGAVDGKHIRIAKPAGTGSEYYNYKKYFSIVLMAIADANCRFLAVDIGAYGRSNDSQVFKNSPMGRCLYGDTYNFPPARPLPGTSEPALPYVCVGDEAFQLSPPLLKPYSSRELHRTKRVFNYRLTRARRVVECSFGILTAKWRVLLTAIKLDTKTVDDVVKACVVLHNFVISKEPVTLDDEQLETSLWDYRSASVRSTGSVTRMREQFAEYFLSPVGRIPWQDIIV comes from the exons atggatggtgtaattgggaggatttcgagtttggttactgaagttatatttgagacgaatcgcctggatatcatagtgcgggagaaggaggcggcagcagaaagacggatgatgcaacggagaaggcgacgattctggatacatccaatcaatgagctgcggatgaccaggggtgtccagtccactctctatctggagttgcggtgcaacccccaaaaattctttagttatgtacggatgaggatggaacatttcgattatttggttggaaaaatagaggatgtcatccaaaggcaggacacaaggatgaggcttgccatcacaccggcggagcggctcatggtgacactgcg cttcctagctacgggtgagtctttgacttcactccatttccaattccggctggggatttccactattggcggaattgtgaaggacacatgtcgtgcgatttgggacactttacagctggagtatatcccacaaccaacaatggaaatctggatgagaagttccgaacaatttgagcgaatgtgtaattttccaaattgtgttggtgctgtggacggcaaacacattaggattgcaaaaccggcaggaacaggatcagagtactataactataaaaaatacttctcaattgtactcatggctattgctgacgccaactgccgattccttgctgtggatataggagcgtatggccggtccaacgactcccaagtgtttaaaaactctccgatgggtcgctgcctgtatggagatacatacaatttcccgccagcaagaccgctcccaggaaccagtgaaccagccttgccctatgtgtgtgtaggtgatgaagcctttcaactgtcgccgcccctactgaaaccatacagcagccgtgaattacaccgcaccaagcgggtatttaattaccgtcttaccagagcaagaagagtggtagagtgctctttcggtattttgacagcaaagtggagagttctgctgacggcaataaaactggatacaaaaactgtagacgatgttgtcaaggcatgtgtggtgctccataattttgttatttcaaaggagcccgttaccttggatgacgaacaattggagacatccttgtgggattaccgaagtgcctctgttcgctccaccggttctgttactaggatgagggaacagtttgctgaatattttttgtcacctgttgggcggattccatggcaagacataattgtgtga
- the LOC138665543 gene encoding uncharacterized protein, translating into MSSSGSPPPQQQQVSESESDEELSEGTETGGDIEVEEEPSSPAAAAAAAAAAAAGAAERPAQHEGSPRRSQSRRTRRRGRPSASQCAPEYDSDIDIEALIEEVREREPLWNMADRRHADTSVTRRLWLEVCRNIFARWEDLLPQQQSKLCTKVRKRWRSLRDRFKREFNEEMQAPSGSAARKKRRYRYGTNLSFLRETMLSRVTYSSHRAPASTSAPSEAIPPESATGDHVGRPHTSHPSVPSTSSASTSGVQPSLLASDGQQIAFPLPHPSDPATSTPPVGSWRQRQRGQERSYAPEFLHLNAGFQNSFKILGEQVTAGFSMMQSRMSENQHEISSRLDRLHLDVSQAPANLFFQSMLRSMEKLSFDQQMRVMNSCHNALLKVINEPQSTPTPPHTSQSQFQHHAPQYHRQSQYPHHSQYQHHYQYPTRPTTQMYSPVFSSSLPSFPSPVSFPPTPTQHPSGQPPVFPPPSTTDATGRVSPIPPTDVVQPSSPSSHSYSTQQYQDL; encoded by the exons atgtcctcttccggcagccctcctccacagcaacagcaggtatcg gaatcagaatccgatgaggagctgtcggaagggaccgagacgggtggagacatcgaagtggaggaggaaccaagt tctcctgctgctgctgctgctgctgctgctgctgctgctgctggtgctgctgaacgtccagcacagcatgaaggttctcccaggcgctcccagagtcggcggactcgacgccgcggtcggccatca gcttcacagtgtgctcccgaatacgattcagatatcgatattgaagccctcatcgaggaggttcgtgaacgggagccactgtggaacatggctgaccgcaggcatgctgataccagtgtcacccgtcggctctggttggaagtatgccggaacatctttgcgaggtgggaggaccttcttccacagcagcagagcaaactat gtaccaaggttaggaagcggtggcggtcattgagggatcgctttaagagggagtttaacgaggagatgcaggccccgagtggctcagcagcaaggaagaagaggaggtacagatatggcacgaacctctccttcctgagggaaaccatgctgagtagagt cacctactccagccaccgtgcgcctgcatctacctctgcaccctctgaagcgatccctcctgagtccgccaccggggaccacgtcggtaggccccacacctctcacccctctgtcccctccacttcatccgcctctaccagtggagtgcagccttccttactcgcatctgatggtcaacagatagcgttccctttaccccacccctctgaccctgccacctctacaccaccggtaggttcatggcggcagcgtcagaggggtcaggaaaggagctatgctcctgagttcttgcatctaaatgcaggcttccaaaattcatttaaaattttgggagaacaagtgactgctggtttcagcatgatgcaatcacgcatgagtgaaaaccaacatgaaatcagcagtcgcttggatagactgcatttagatgtaagtcaagctccagccaatcttttttttcagtccatgctcaggagcatggaaaagctttcttttgatcagcagatgcgggtaatgaatagctgccataacgctctgctgaaggtaattaacgaaccccaatctacccccacacctccccacacatcccagtcccaatttcaacaccatgccccacaatatcaccgccagtcccaatatccacatcactctcaatatcaacatcactaccaatacccaacccggcccacaacccaaatgtattcacccgtgttttcttcatctttgcccagctttccttccccagtaagttttccacctaccccaacacaacacccctctggtcagcctcctgttttcccccccccttccactacagacgcaacaggtagggtttccccaatcccacctaccgacgtggtccaaccttccagcccctcctcccatagttactccacccaacaataccaggacctgtga